A single genomic interval of Zobellia nedashkovskayae harbors:
- a CDS encoding DUF2339 domain-containing protein yields the protein MSDHQDRIDQLHQKLELLLSKQEGFAKELMILYQEIEDLKKLRPDQLVSKKIIPEPVSEIPEIKEVVETVEIEQVVAHEVVETPFEAPARQPAAPQKIKKPKGKSNLEKFIGENLINKIGIAITVIGVAIGAKYSIENELISPLTRIILGYLSGLGLLGFGIKLKAKYENYSAVLVSGALAILYFITFAAYSFYNLFPQLMAFALMVVFTIFGVVAALNYNKQVIAHIGLVGAYAVPFLLSNNSGNVATLFAYMAIINVGILVISFRKYWKPLFYSAFVFTYLIYSSWMFFSYETKEHFALAFIYLTIFFAIFYTAILAYKLIRKEQFLKSDIVFLLLNSFIFYGLGYSLLANHETGKDLLGAFTLVNAIIHFVVSIMLFKKKLADRNLFHLVSGLVLVFITIAAPVQLDGNWVTLLWTLQAALLFFIGRTKGVSFYEYLSYPLMILALLSLTQDWGMGYGGYYSTTELSPIFNSYFLTSALFLAAFGFINWINHNHKISSGEKPASKIPVVMSFVIPVILLFVSYMAFYLEIEQYWKNLFSESEVNLNPSDTYSYGEYNYDLQDFGSIWLFNYTFLFLTILAFVNIKKLKNRVLGISNLVMGVAVSFFFLTAGLYILSELRDSYIDRALSEYYEIGIMNIGIRYTSFAFFAVLLITLIKLSKQAFINVNLKTPVEIITHISILWILSSELLNWMHLAGSDQSYKLGLSILWGVYALFLIGLGIYKQRKYLRIGAISLFGVTLAKLFLYDIASLNTISKTIVLVLLGVLLLIISFLYNKYKNVISDEPEN from the coding sequence ATGTCAGACCACCAAGACAGAATTGATCAGCTTCACCAAAAGCTTGAACTACTTCTCAGTAAACAAGAAGGATTCGCCAAGGAATTAATGATACTTTACCAGGAAATTGAAGACCTAAAAAAACTTCGACCTGACCAACTTGTATCAAAAAAAATAATACCTGAACCCGTTTCTGAAATTCCAGAAATTAAGGAAGTTGTTGAAACTGTTGAAATTGAACAAGTGGTAGCTCATGAAGTGGTTGAAACTCCCTTTGAAGCTCCCGCAAGGCAACCGGCCGCTCCACAAAAAATTAAAAAACCAAAAGGTAAATCAAATCTTGAAAAATTTATTGGAGAAAACCTCATCAATAAAATTGGTATAGCCATTACCGTAATAGGTGTTGCCATAGGTGCAAAATATTCTATTGAGAATGAATTGATTAGTCCACTTACCCGTATCATTTTAGGGTACTTATCAGGTTTAGGCCTTTTGGGGTTTGGAATAAAACTAAAAGCCAAATACGAAAATTACAGTGCCGTTCTTGTGAGCGGGGCCCTTGCCATTCTTTATTTCATCACTTTTGCCGCCTACAGTTTCTATAACCTGTTCCCGCAATTAATGGCTTTTGCCTTGATGGTTGTTTTTACAATTTTTGGAGTTGTTGCTGCATTGAATTACAACAAACAGGTTATTGCTCACATTGGTCTGGTAGGTGCTTATGCTGTTCCATTTTTATTGAGTAATAACTCAGGAAATGTAGCCACATTATTTGCATACATGGCAATTATTAATGTGGGTATTTTGGTCATTTCCTTTAGAAAATACTGGAAACCCCTTTTCTATTCAGCATTTGTCTTTACTTATTTGATCTACAGTTCATGGATGTTTTTCTCCTATGAAACAAAAGAACATTTTGCACTGGCTTTTATTTATCTTACTATATTCTTTGCTATTTTTTATACTGCTATTTTGGCCTATAAACTTATAAGAAAAGAACAGTTCTTGAAGAGCGATATTGTGTTTCTTCTTTTAAATTCTTTTATTTTCTATGGTCTTGGGTATAGCCTTTTAGCTAACCATGAAACCGGTAAAGACTTACTGGGTGCTTTCACATTGGTTAATGCTATAATTCACTTTGTCGTTAGCATTATGCTATTCAAGAAAAAACTAGCGGACAGAAACCTTTTTCATCTCGTTTCTGGATTAGTACTTGTATTTATCACAATTGCTGCGCCAGTACAGTTAGATGGCAACTGGGTTACTTTGTTGTGGACATTACAGGCTGCACTGCTTTTCTTTATTGGTCGTACCAAAGGAGTATCCTTTTACGAATACCTTTCATACCCACTGATGATACTAGCACTCTTAAGTCTGACCCAGGACTGGGGAATGGGTTACGGAGGTTACTATTCCACTACCGAATTGAGCCCTATTTTTAACAGCTATTTTTTAACTTCTGCATTATTTTTAGCTGCTTTTGGCTTTATCAATTGGATAAATCATAACCATAAAATTTCTTCAGGAGAAAAACCTGCTTCTAAAATACCTGTTGTAATGTCTTTTGTAATACCGGTTATCCTACTGTTTGTTTCGTACATGGCCTTTTACCTAGAAATTGAGCAGTATTGGAAAAACTTGTTCTCTGAATCCGAAGTAAATCTGAATCCGAGCGACACTTATAGTTATGGAGAGTACAACTATGACCTTCAAGATTTTGGGTCTATCTGGCTTTTCAATTACACCTTTTTATTCCTGACCATATTGGCTTTTGTTAACATCAAAAAACTTAAAAATAGAGTTTTAGGTATTAGTAACTTGGTGATGGGCGTAGCGGTAAGTTTCTTTTTTCTAACTGCAGGGTTGTATATTTTAAGTGAACTTCGCGATAGTTATATAGACCGTGCACTTTCTGAATATTATGAAATTGGCATCATGAACATTGGTATACGCTACACCTCATTTGCCTTTTTTGCAGTTTTATTGATTACACTGATAAAACTTTCCAAGCAAGCATTTATAAATGTGAACCTAAAGACACCAGTTGAAATTATAACACATATTTCTATTTTATGGATTCTTAGCAGTGAATTGTTGAATTGGATGCACCTTGCCGGTTCTGACCAATCTTACAAATTAGGTCTTAGCATACTTTGGGGTGTTTATGCCCTATTCCTTATTGGCTTGGGTATCTACAAGCAACGAAAATACCTTCGCATTGGTGCTATTTCATTATTTGGTGTCACACTTGCTAAACTATTCTTATATGACATTGCATCGCTAAATACTATTTCAAAAACCATTGTTTTGGTTTTGCTTGGTGTGCTATTACTTATCATCTCATTTCTTTACAATAAATACAAAAATGTTATTTCGGATGAACCTGAAAACTAA
- a CDS encoding DUF3999 family protein: MNLKTKLLIFFGWCSCTIAFGQLSTYEYKQELKGISGQWHTVTLPNQVFHNTNDDLSDIRVYGLTESDTLEAPYILKVASEKNSKKEIAFKLLNTASNKDGYYFTYEVPTTEPINKIDLKFNQTNFNWHIVLEGSQTQNEWFQILDDYRILSIQNEQTNYTYSTLNLPQSRYKYYRLLIKSKVKPELKQAKISLDGSVGASYNTYPTTFMNIKQKGKTTVVDIDLNQRLPLSFLKLNISDKVDYYRPMTLQYISDSVTTEKGLKYTYNNLYRGTLSSVDTKGFKFASTLAQKLRIIIQNNDNQALQIESAIAKGYRHELLVRFDNPADYFLVYGNKNAGLPKYDIQQITSAVPQDASSIDLGNVQEITKPKKTLKKPLFESKVWLWLVMGAVIVVLGWFTLRMMAKR; encoded by the coding sequence ATGAACCTGAAAACTAAACTTTTAATTTTCTTCGGATGGTGTTCTTGCACTATAGCTTTTGGCCAACTCTCTACATATGAGTATAAACAAGAATTAAAAGGAATCTCCGGGCAATGGCATACCGTGACCTTGCCTAACCAGGTATTCCATAATACAAATGACGACCTTTCGGATATTCGCGTTTATGGTCTTACAGAAAGTGATACTCTTGAAGCTCCTTACATCTTAAAAGTAGCTTCCGAAAAAAACAGTAAAAAAGAGATTGCATTTAAACTATTGAATACTGCTTCCAACAAAGATGGTTATTACTTTACTTATGAAGTCCCCACTACGGAACCCATAAATAAAATCGACCTAAAATTCAATCAAACCAATTTTAATTGGCACATTGTTCTTGAAGGAAGTCAAACACAAAATGAGTGGTTTCAAATACTAGATGATTATCGTATTCTTTCCATACAAAACGAGCAAACCAACTACACGTATAGCACCCTAAACTTACCCCAATCTAGATACAAGTATTACCGCTTGCTCATTAAAAGCAAAGTAAAGCCAGAATTAAAACAAGCAAAAATAAGTTTGGACGGTTCTGTAGGTGCTTCATATAATACCTACCCTACTACCTTCATGAATATAAAGCAAAAAGGCAAGACCACAGTGGTGGATATTGACTTAAACCAAAGGTTACCACTAAGCTTCTTAAAATTGAATATTTCTGACAAGGTTGATTACTACAGACCTATGACGCTTCAATATATATCGGACAGCGTTACAACGGAGAAAGGCCTTAAATATACCTACAATAACCTTTATCGCGGCACTTTATCATCTGTAGATACCAAAGGCTTTAAATTTGCCAGCACCCTAGCACAAAAACTAAGAATCATTATTCAAAATAATGATAATCAAGCTTTACAAATAGAATCGGCAATAGCAAAAGGGTATAGGCATGAGCTACTAGTCCGCTTTGATAATCCTGCTGATTATTTTTTAGTTTACGGTAATAAAAATGCTGGACTTCCTAAATATGATATTCAGCAAATAACGTCTGCAGTTCCCCAAGATGCATCTTCTATAGATTTGGGAAATGTGCAAGAAATAACTAAGCCCAAAAAGACATTAAAAAAACCACTTTTTGAAAGCAAAGTATGGCTTTGGTTAGTTATGGGTGCCGTTATCGTGGTTTTAGGATGGTTTACTCTAAGGATGATGGCCAAAAGATAA
- the rluF gene encoding 23S rRNA pseudouridine(2604) synthase RluF, giving the protein MQEPKQTRINKYLSEVGYCSRRAADKLIDQGRVTINGTVPEMGTKITEGDEVHVDGKLISEPKEKPVYLAFNKPIGIVCTTDTKVEKDNIIEYINYPKRIFPIGRLDKPSEGLILLTNDGDIVNKILRARNHHEKEYLVTVDRAITPDFVERMQKGVPILDTVTRECKVEQIGKYEFKIILTQGLNRQIRRMCEYLDYNVQRLKRIRIMNIKLDVPVGKWRDLTEAELKEIDRLVSSSSKTHF; this is encoded by the coding sequence GTGCAAGAACCCAAACAGACCCGAATTAATAAATACCTAAGTGAAGTTGGCTATTGTTCACGTCGTGCTGCGGACAAATTAATTGACCAAGGCCGTGTAACTATTAACGGTACAGTGCCAGAAATGGGCACAAAAATTACCGAAGGGGATGAAGTTCATGTTGATGGTAAATTAATATCTGAACCTAAAGAAAAACCGGTCTACCTTGCTTTTAACAAACCTATTGGCATTGTCTGCACTACAGATACCAAAGTTGAAAAAGACAATATTATTGAATACATCAACTACCCAAAACGTATTTTTCCTATTGGCAGATTAGATAAACCCAGTGAAGGTCTCATTCTTCTCACCAATGACGGAGATATCGTCAACAAAATTCTACGGGCCCGTAACCACCACGAAAAAGAATATTTGGTTACTGTTGATAGAGCTATAACCCCAGATTTTGTAGAACGCATGCAAAAAGGTGTTCCTATTCTAGACACCGTTACACGGGAGTGCAAGGTTGAGCAAATTGGCAAGTACGAATTTAAGATTATACTAACGCAAGGTCTAAATAGACAAATTAGACGCATGTGCGAGTATCTAGATTATAATGTACAGCGGCTAAAACGTATTCGCATTATGAACATAAAACTAGATGTTCCCGTTGGCAAGTGGCGAGACTTGACCGAAGCTGAGCTAAAAGAAATAGATAGACTTGTATCTTCTTCGTCAAAAACACATTTCTAG
- a CDS encoding carboxypeptidase-like regulatory domain-containing protein codes for MIQKQKKNTQNFMVTAFFIMLLGMVTGTQNASAFFQDNMQQEVEFNLYKGEVLDSKTKKPLVFASLAIEESNISTITNAEGEFSLKIPKDAVNANVVVSFLGYSTKTISLTQLNKEKNKIMMDISITELPGVNIEVPKDAEALVRDVLKRKGENYFDDPTLMTAFYRETIKKRRKNVSLSEAVVNIYKTPYTSPKKDGVKLYKARKSTDYDKLDTVALKLQGGPFNALFVDIMKYPEYIFSPETLDHYIFKFDHSTRVNDKLIYVISFEQNSQVIDPLYKGKLYIDAKNKILTSAIYSLNITDKDLAARLFVRRKPRNAQVWPTDVAYRVDYREKNGKWYYSYSNVLLEFKVNWDKRLFNSVYSMTCEMAITDWKKNLSTEFPKTKDRIKTSIILSDEAIGFSDPDFWGQYNIIEPEKSIESAIKKIQRQLRKANSDGGTSIP; via the coding sequence ATGATACAAAAGCAAAAAAAGAATACTCAAAACTTCATGGTCACGGCATTTTTTATAATGCTATTAGGCATGGTTACAGGCACTCAAAATGCCTCAGCGTTCTTTCAGGATAATATGCAACAAGAAGTAGAATTCAACTTATACAAAGGTGAAGTTCTAGATTCCAAAACAAAAAAACCTCTGGTATTTGCTTCACTTGCCATAGAAGAATCCAACATAAGTACAATTACGAATGCGGAAGGTGAATTTTCTCTGAAAATTCCTAAAGATGCCGTAAACGCAAATGTAGTTGTATCCTTTTTAGGCTATAGCACAAAAACCATATCACTAACACAACTCAATAAAGAGAAGAATAAAATTATGATGGATATTTCCATCACCGAACTTCCCGGTGTTAATATTGAAGTACCAAAAGACGCAGAAGCCCTGGTACGTGATGTTCTTAAAAGAAAGGGCGAGAATTATTTTGACGACCCTACTCTTATGACTGCCTTCTATAGGGAAACAATCAAAAAACGTAGAAAGAACGTATCGCTCTCAGAGGCTGTTGTAAACATTTATAAAACACCGTATACTTCTCCTAAAAAAGATGGCGTTAAGTTATACAAGGCAAGGAAAAGTACAGATTATGACAAACTAGACACAGTAGCTTTAAAACTGCAGGGAGGACCTTTTAATGCACTCTTTGTAGATATCATGAAGTATCCTGAGTATATATTCTCGCCTGAAACACTAGACCATTATATATTTAAATTTGACCACTCAACACGCGTAAATGACAAATTGATATACGTGATTAGTTTTGAGCAAAATTCACAAGTTATAGACCCATTGTACAAAGGCAAGCTTTATATAGATGCCAAGAATAAGATTCTTACCAGTGCCATTTATAGCCTTAACATAACAGACAAAGATTTGGCGGCAAGATTATTCGTTAGAAGAAAACCGAGAAACGCACAGGTATGGCCTACCGATGTTGCTTATAGAGTAGATTATCGTGAGAAAAATGGTAAATGGTACTACTCCTATAGCAATGTGCTCTTGGAATTTAAAGTGAATTGGGACAAGCGTCTTTTTAACTCTGTTTATAGCATGACCTGCGAAATGGCTATTACCGATTGGAAAAAGAATCTTAGCACTGAATTTCCAAAGACTAAGGATAGAATTAAGACCTCTATTATTTTAAGTGACGAGGCCATTGGTTTTTCAGACCCTGATTTTTGGGGACAGTATAATATCATTGAACCAGAAAAATCTATTGAATCTGCAATTAAAAAGATTCAACGCCAGTTGAGAAAGGCAAATTCTGATGGAGGTACCTCCATTCCTTAA
- a CDS encoding S66 peptidase family protein has product MANRRQFIGAALGSTVATLLPNLGIANNNFSVNPTTVKPKRLKKGDTIGLIAPGYAIQPSILEEAKKTLKSMGFKPYHTDRLIANYGYLSNTDEERAKDVNEMFADPKIDGILCARGGYGCTRIMHMIDYECIKENPKTFIGFSDITALLNGIHQETGLITFHGPVGSTLNDPYSIKQLEKVIMFPTEQLEIQNNKILKPEFTTNPEYERYTITIGIATGKVVGGSLTLINALIGTPHEIDFTDAIVCIEDVEEAPYRIDRMLTQLIEGKTFKKAAGILFGVCAGCNESTNPISFTLKEVIIDRIRPLGIPAAYGMSFGHVENNFTFPIGISAKMDARKMSFQLLEKAVL; this is encoded by the coding sequence ATGGCTAACAGAAGACAGTTTATAGGTGCAGCATTAGGTAGTACGGTAGCGACATTACTACCTAATCTAGGAATAGCCAACAACAACTTCTCCGTTAACCCTACCACAGTAAAACCTAAAAGGTTAAAAAAAGGAGATACCATTGGACTTATAGCTCCCGGCTACGCTATTCAACCCTCCATTTTAGAAGAGGCTAAAAAGACCTTAAAGTCAATGGGATTCAAACCCTATCATACAGACCGATTAATTGCTAATTACGGGTATCTGAGCAATACAGATGAGGAAAGGGCAAAAGACGTTAATGAGATGTTCGCTGACCCAAAAATTGATGGCATCCTCTGCGCTCGTGGTGGCTACGGATGTACCCGAATCATGCATATGATAGATTATGAATGCATCAAAGAAAACCCTAAGACCTTTATTGGTTTTAGTGACATTACTGCTCTTTTGAATGGTATTCACCAAGAAACAGGACTTATTACCTTTCACGGGCCAGTTGGTAGCACTTTAAACGATCCGTACAGTATTAAGCAATTGGAAAAGGTTATTATGTTTCCAACAGAGCAACTAGAAATTCAAAATAATAAAATTCTAAAACCCGAATTTACTACCAATCCAGAATATGAACGCTACACCATTACCATAGGTATCGCTACAGGAAAAGTGGTTGGAGGTAGCCTAACCCTAATTAATGCTTTAATTGGCACGCCACATGAAATTGACTTTACTGATGCTATTGTATGCATAGAAGATGTGGAGGAGGCTCCTTACCGAATAGACCGAATGCTAACCCAGTTGATAGAAGGTAAAACCTTCAAAAAGGCCGCTGGTATTCTATTTGGTGTTTGTGCTGGTTGCAACGAATCTACAAACCCTATTTCCTTTACACTAAAGGAAGTAATCATTGATAGAATTAGACCTCTAGGAATTCCCGCAGCATATGGCATGAGCTTTGGCCATGTAGAAAATAATTTTACATTTCCCATTGGTATTTCAGCTAAAATGGATGCCAGAAAAATGAGCTTTCAGCTTCTTGAGAAGGCTGTTTTATAA
- a CDS encoding fibronectin type III domain-containing protein, with translation MKKNVLTLAMLSLVLTQSCSSDDVEVSDLESQQEEQQEEQQEEQEEEMESENAPPSTFEISSSDAETTSIELDWSDATDPEEKVVSYTLFIDEEEIVTDIQVSEFTLTELAPNTSYDIKIVASDDEGLTSEVTTNITTKEEEMAAGLNVSLGEANIATDTPTLEEDYGTLTIPVKLTDDNGEPIAAPTDITVKIKIESNDAFQYDYSLRTPIPLSIEKGETQTEIKLEIKTDAMIELNDESFTVTITSVEGAELDETKDEATYIIAGTAEEDLPAASPDGPRVDITWSNPDADINAILFKNLGETGQTSASVGFYSTNEDSESFVLEGKSDGSYFLNIERNDDVFGDIEATVLITQPDGTRMYRSFLVRGNKDVVDFVIVDGVYTFEFQF, from the coding sequence ATGAAAAAAAATGTATTAACCCTCGCTATGTTAAGTCTAGTCCTTACCCAATCGTGTTCAAGTGACGATGTTGAAGTATCAGACTTAGAATCCCAACAAGAAGAACAACAAGAAGAACAACAAGAAGAACAAGAAGAAGAAATGGAATCGGAAAATGCACCTCCAAGTACATTTGAGATTTCTTCATCAGATGCTGAAACCACCTCAATAGAACTAGATTGGAGCGATGCTACAGACCCAGAAGAAAAAGTCGTCTCCTACACATTATTTATTGATGAAGAAGAAATCGTTACAGATATTCAGGTATCAGAATTCACCTTAACGGAACTAGCCCCAAACACATCCTACGATATAAAAATAGTAGCTAGTGATGATGAAGGCCTAACTTCAGAAGTTACCACCAACATTACGACCAAAGAGGAAGAAATGGCCGCAGGACTTAATGTTTCTTTAGGAGAAGCAAACATAGCCACGGACACTCCAACATTAGAAGAGGACTATGGCACTTTGACTATACCAGTTAAATTAACAGATGATAATGGTGAGCCCATTGCGGCGCCAACAGATATTACCGTTAAGATAAAGATTGAATCTAATGACGCCTTCCAGTATGATTATAGTCTTAGAACCCCGATTCCATTATCCATTGAAAAAGGAGAGACTCAAACAGAGATAAAATTGGAAATCAAAACGGATGCAATGATTGAGCTAAATGATGAGAGTTTCACTGTAACAATCACATCTGTAGAAGGTGCAGAGTTAGATGAAACGAAAGATGAAGCAACTTATATTATTGCCGGAACTGCAGAAGAAGATTTACCAGCTGCCTCTCCAGATGGACCTAGGGTAGATATTACTTGGAGTAATCCAGATGCAGATATAAATGCCATTTTATTCAAAAATCTTGGAGAAACAGGCCAAACAAGTGCAAGTGTTGGATTCTACTCAACTAATGAAGATTCAGAGTCCTTTGTATTAGAAGGGAAATCAGACGGAAGTTATTTTTTAAATATCGAAAGAAATGACGATGTTTTTGGTGATATAGAAGCCACTGTACTTATAACGCAACCTGATGGTACGCGTATGTATAGAAGTTTCTTAGTTCGTGGAAATAAAGATGTAGTAGACTTTGTTATTGTAGATGGTGTGTACACTTTCGAATTTCAATTCTAA
- a CDS encoding RecQ family ATP-dependent DNA helicase, with product MAKDKNVLKKTDLHASLKKYFGFSEFKGLQEGVVTSLLQGNNTFAIMPTGGGKSLCFQLPALMKEGTAIVVSPLIALMKNQVDAIRGISSEYGIAHVLNSSLTKTEVRQVKQDITDGVTKLLYVAPESLTKEEYIEFLHSVKISFVAVDEAHCISEWGHDFRPEYRNLRSIVNRLDEDIAIIALTATATPKVQEDIIKNLGITDATTFKASFNRPNLFYEVRPKTANVDSDIIRFVKKNNGKSGIIYCLSRKRVEELAQVLQVNGVSAVPYHAGFDAKTRSKYQDMFLMEDVDVVVATIAFGMGIDKPDVRFVIHHDIPKSIESYYQETGRAGRDDGEGHCLAFYAYKDIEKLEKFMSNKPVAEQEIGNALLQEVVAYAETSMSRRKFMLHYFGEGFDDVNGLGADMDDNTRNPKEKEEAKENVIKLIKVVKATHEKFKSKEVVRTLLGKVNALITSHKTDEKPEFGIGSDKDKEYWMALIRQTLVAGFLKKEIEQYGILRVTDKGNAYLESPESFMMTMDHTYTKEGNDAIVSAAKSGISDEKLLKQLKDLRKSQANKLGVPPFVVFQDPSLEDMAMKYPVTQEELTTIYGVGEGKAKKYGKPFISFIASYVEENEIIRPDDLVVKSTGAKSALKLYIIQNVDRKLPLSDIASAKGIDIPQLIKEMEQIVFSGTRLNLDYWIDEVLDEDQQEEIHDYFLEAETDDLQEAMKEFDGDYEDEELRLYRLKFISEVAN from the coding sequence ATGGCAAAAGATAAAAATGTTTTGAAAAAAACTGATTTGCATGCCTCGTTAAAAAAATATTTCGGTTTTTCCGAATTTAAGGGTCTTCAAGAAGGTGTTGTAACCAGTCTATTGCAAGGCAACAACACGTTTGCGATTATGCCTACCGGTGGTGGTAAATCGCTTTGTTTTCAACTTCCCGCATTAATGAAAGAAGGCACCGCTATTGTGGTTTCGCCATTAATTGCATTAATGAAGAACCAGGTAGATGCAATTAGAGGTATATCTTCTGAATATGGTATCGCTCACGTGCTCAACTCCTCTTTAACAAAAACAGAAGTGAGACAGGTGAAGCAAGATATTACAGACGGTGTTACCAAACTCCTGTATGTTGCACCGGAATCATTGACTAAAGAAGAGTATATTGAGTTTCTTCATTCTGTAAAAATATCATTTGTAGCGGTAGATGAGGCACATTGTATTTCTGAATGGGGCCACGATTTTAGACCCGAATACAGAAATTTACGAAGTATAGTCAACAGGTTAGATGAAGATATTGCAATTATAGCACTTACAGCTACGGCTACTCCAAAAGTACAAGAAGATATTATTAAAAACTTGGGCATTACTGATGCTACAACGTTCAAAGCTTCTTTTAACAGGCCCAACCTTTTTTATGAGGTACGACCCAAAACAGCTAATGTAGATTCTGATATTATTCGTTTTGTTAAGAAAAATAACGGAAAATCGGGTATTATTTACTGTTTGAGCAGAAAACGGGTGGAAGAATTGGCACAAGTGCTTCAGGTAAATGGCGTTAGCGCTGTGCCTTATCATGCTGGTTTTGATGCAAAAACCCGCTCAAAATATCAAGATATGTTCTTGATGGAAGATGTAGATGTGGTTGTTGCCACCATTGCTTTTGGAATGGGAATAGACAAACCAGATGTTCGTTTTGTAATTCATCATGATATACCTAAAAGTATTGAGAGCTATTATCAGGAAACAGGTAGAGCAGGTAGAGATGACGGAGAAGGGCATTGTTTAGCATTTTATGCGTACAAGGATATAGAAAAGTTAGAAAAATTTATGTCTAACAAACCCGTTGCCGAACAAGAAATTGGCAATGCTTTGTTACAAGAGGTTGTTGCTTATGCAGAAACATCTATGTCTCGTAGAAAATTTATGCTCCATTACTTTGGAGAAGGTTTTGACGATGTCAACGGTCTTGGTGCAGATATGGATGACAACACCAGAAATCCAAAAGAAAAAGAAGAGGCCAAAGAAAATGTGATTAAGCTTATTAAGGTGGTGAAGGCTACCCATGAAAAGTTTAAGTCTAAAGAAGTTGTAAGAACGCTTCTTGGAAAAGTAAATGCATTGATAACATCTCATAAAACAGATGAAAAGCCTGAGTTTGGAATAGGATCAGATAAAGATAAAGAATATTGGATGGCCTTAATACGCCAGACATTGGTGGCAGGTTTCCTTAAAAAGGAAATAGAGCAATATGGCATATTGCGCGTAACGGATAAAGGGAATGCTTATTTGGAATCACCAGAATCTTTTATGATGACAATGGACCACACGTATACTAAAGAGGGTAACGATGCCATTGTAAGTGCAGCAAAATCGGGTATTTCCGATGAGAAGTTGTTAAAGCAATTAAAAGACCTTCGTAAAAGCCAAGCGAATAAACTTGGTGTACCCCCGTTTGTAGTTTTTCAAGATCCTTCTTTAGAGGATATGGCAATGAAATACCCCGTTACCCAAGAAGAACTTACTACCATTTATGGAGTAGGTGAGGGTAAGGCAAAAAAGTACGGTAAGCCGTTTATATCATTTATAGCGAGTTATGTTGAGGAAAATGAAATCATTAGACCAGACGATCTTGTAGTAAAAAGTACGGGAGCAAAGTCAGCTCTTAAACTTTATATTATACAAAACGTTGATCGTAAACTTCCTTTGAGTGATATTGCATCGGCCAAGGGAATTGATATTCCACAGCTTATTAAAGAAATGGAACAGATTGTTTTTAGCGGAACAAGGCTAAACCTGGATTATTGGATTGATGAGGTGCTTGATGAAGACCAACAGGAAGAAATTCATGATTACTTCTTAGAAGCAGAAACTGATGATTTACAAGAGGCCATGAAGGAGTTTGATGGGGATTATGAAGACGAAGAACTGAGACTATACCGATTAAAATTTATTAGCGAAGTAGCGAATTAA